TGAGTATATCCACGCCGGCCATGTTGAGGCCGATAATTCGCGTGGCGCGAATGGCGGCCGCACGTTCTTCCTTGCTCAACTTGGTCAGGATAGCGGTGCCGCCGCGATGCAGGTTGGAACGAAACTCGCCTTCCTTGGCAGTACGTTCCATAGCAGCAACAACCTTGTCGCCGACGACAAAACAACGAATATCGGAACCCCTGGCTTCCTTGATAAACTCCTGGACCAGGAAGTTGGCATCCAGTTCATGGAAGGCATCAATCAGGCTTTCAGCTGCCTTCTGGGTTTCAGCCAGTACCACGCCGCGACCCTGCGTGCCTTCCGTAATCTTCACAACCAGCGGCGCACCGCCGACCAGGTCAATAAGTGCATTGGTATCATCTACCGAGTGGGCAAAGCCGGTAATAGGCAATCCAACACCTTTTCGCGCCAACAGCTGCAGGCTGCGCAACTTGTCGCGCGCGCGGCCGATGGAGACGGATTCATTTATCGGATAGACGCCCATCATTTCAAACTGGCGCAATACCGCCAGTCCGTAACGGGTGATGGATGCGCCGATGCGTGGAATCACCGCATCAAAGTCGGTCAGTTTCTCCCCGTGGTAGCTCAATGATGGCCGGTCCGAAGTGACATCGATGTAGCATTTGAGCGGATCAATAACCTTGGCCTTGTGTCCGCGAGCTTCGGCAGCCTCAACCAGGCGGCGTGTTGAATACAGTCGACGATTGCGCGAGAGAATGGCGATCTTCATGGTTATTCCTCTTCGTCGTGTCGGCGGCTGAGTATCGATAACAGTGTCGGACTGGCATCCGGCTTGCCGGCGAGATGGTCGGCGCCCGGGTCAACAACAAAGTTGTCAACTATGGCTGTACGACCCAGCAGCATGCGAAAGCGCATGCTGTCACGATTGGTCAACGTGGTCTCAATAGGCCAGGTCAGGTCACCAATAACGATATGGGTGCGAATAACGTAACGTTCTTCCTTGTGGCCACCGGAATCGGAGACCATGCGTCGATCAATGACTGCGGCTTCGCAATGCAGTTCGGTGCGCGTATTGTTGCGCTCCGGGTGCAGGCCAAAGCGCACATGTTTGACACCGTCTTTTTCAAACGGTTCGACGTAAAAAGCGTGCAGTGCCGAGGTGCGCGCCCCGGTGTCGACCTTGCATTCGATGAGATCAATACCAAGGTCGGGCAGGGCAATCCATTCTCGCCAGCCCAGCACGGGGAAGTTTCGGCTTTCAATTGGCATCAGGTTTTCCTTTGTTGTTCACGTCCAGGATGGCAGTCAGTATGGCTGCCCGATGAACTGGTCATCGGGTCCCGGTGTTAAGGGGCAAGTCGCCGGGACTGCCAGTTTCCTTCGGTGTCCCGATTGAACAGGAAGCGGTCATGCAGCCGGTCCGCACCGTTTATCCAGAATTCTATTTCTTCCGGTATTACGCGGTAACCACCCCAATGGGGTGGTCGGGGCACATCCTGATCCCGAAATTGGTCGGTAAAGTGCTGTAGCCGTTGTTCAAGTGAAGCGCGGTCCGGGATTTCCCGGCTCTGCTCCGATGCCCAGGCACCCAGCTGGCTGCCCCGGGGGCGCCTGGCAAAATAGGCGTCAGATGCTTCCGGCGGCGTTTGTTCGGCCTTGCCCCGGATATGAACCTGGTAACCCAGCTCGTCCCACCAGAATGACAATGCTACCCGGGCATTGCCGGCGATGTGCGCGCCCTTAGCGCTTTCATAGTTGGTGTGAAAGACAAAGCCGCGGTCATCAAAACTGCTCAACAATACAATGCGGCTGTGCGGCTGGCGGCGTTCGTCCACCGTGGTCAGCATCATCGCGTTGGGTTTGTCGATACTGGCTTTGCCAGCCATCTCGAACCAGTCGGAAAACTGGTCAATGGGATTGGATTTAATCATTACCAGGCAATCCTTTCGGGGTTTGGCGGCGATTGTTGTCGGGAATCAAGGTTTCCGCAGAAGCCGTGTAGTTATCATTTTAAATCATAAAATGAAAGCGGGGCAGTCATGAAAATCAAAATCCAAGTCAAATCAGCGGAGTGGTGGTACTGGGCGCTGACCCTGGTTGCCATGATTGTCGGACTATCAGGTTTTGTCGAGGGATTTTACGCGGTAATTGCTGTCAGCGCTTTCCAGTTCGCAGTGTTTTGGTTCAAAAAGGGGTTTATGGCGTTTCCGACCCAGGTGCGTTTTGTTTACGGGCTTTTTACCGTGATTGCGTTATTTGATTCAACACGCATCTTTTACTGGGCGCTGTTGGTCGGAACCGTCATGGTGACATTATTTGATCGTTGTATTATTGCCAGGGTGCTGATCTTTATGCCCTGGAACAAGGGCGTCAAGCTGAGCGTCTGAAAACGGCTCCGGTTCTGCTATTATCGGCTTTTTGCAGCGACGCGGGGTGATAATGGCGGGTTGTGGTTGTGGGCACGAAGAAATGGTTGCCGGGTCGGATCAGGGTTCGGCCGGTCAGCGTCGTGATCTCATCATCCTTTTGCTGATCAATGCCGTCATGTTTGTCGTCGAACTGGCAGCCGGCTGGATTGCCCAGTCCGCCGGGTTGGTGGCCGATTCCCTGGACATGTTTGCCGATGCCGCGGTCTACGGTATTGCACTGTATGCGGTGGCGCGTTCGGCCAACCTGAAGATCACTGCTGCCCGCCTGAGTGGTTTGTTCCAGATGATATTGGCGCTGACGGTGTTGCTGGAAGTGGGGCGGCGTGTATTGGTTGGCAGTGAGCCGGAATCCCCGCTGATGATTGCGATCGGCCTGCTGGCGCTGGCGGCCAATGTCGCCTGCCTGCTGCTGATTGCCAGGCACCGCAAGGGTGAGGTTCACATGCGTGCCAGCTGGATATTTTCAGCCAACGACGTTATGGCCAACGTAGCTGTTATTGCCAGTGGATTCCTGGTCGCCTGGCTGGACAGTCGCTGGCCGGACCTGGTCGTTGGCCTAGCTATCGCGGTGCTGGTCTTTTATGGTGGCCGGCGCATCCTGGTCGAAGCGGAAACCGAGCGTAGCCGTTGTTCGGTCGCAGGTTCCGGGACCTAGGCGCGGCCTATTGTTCCTTTCGGGTGACGTCGTGCAGTTTGTCGCGGGCGCCTTCTACCAGCTCACCGGTCTTGCGTTTGACAGTGTCTGTCATCCGGTTGGCCACACTGCGATCCTTGAAAGGGTTGCTCAGTAGCGGTTCGCCGCGACCAAAGTTAATCCCGAGCGGAAACCCTATAATCAGTCCGATTATTATGCCTGTGATCAATAGCTTAAACGCTTTTTGCACGTCTTTTCTCCTGTTTTGGCCATTCTAGCCAGACTTGATTGACCATTCCAGTTTTCAATATTTGACAAAAGCGGCTGGAATCGCGAGCAATGATTCTTCATAATAAATTTTATTACTTTAATAAAGAAATTACGAAAAATCACAGGGTGTATTAATGACCAGTCCCGATTTTAGAGAGTGTCGAAAGTACGAGCGCAGCGAGATATCAATTGAAGTACTGGTAACGATGCCGGGCAGGACTCCCATGAAGCTGAAAACCGGCAACATCTCCGAAGGCGGGGTGTTCCTGTTGTCCGGCGGCAGGAACATGCCGAGGCCTGGGACAGAGTTAAGCGTAACCTTGCCGGAGTTTCTGAACCAGGCTCAGCCGGTGGCAATGAAGGCGGTGGTGCGACACTACAGTGACTGCGGAATCGGTATTGAATTTCTCGGCAGGCTCGCCTGAGCAAGATCACCAACTGACCCTTCCCCGTCTGGCATGGCTAGCCGCTGGTCGCAGGCCTGACTGACCGGCAATTAATTTCCTTTCTGTATTTCTAAAGATTTTTCCTGGCACCCCGATAACTGTATCGAGGGTTCGCCCTTATGCCATCACACGGCATTCATGAGTAATACATACGTGAATTTAACCGGCCATTGGCTGAATTGACAGTCATGGCCCAGAGGAGAGAAAAATGCCTCAGATTATCAATACCAATATCGCTTCGCTGAATGCGCAGCGTAACCTGAATCGCTCACAAGGCGATCTGGGTGTAGCACTGCAGCGCCTGTCTTCAGGCCTGCGTATCAACAGCGCGAAGGATGATGCCGCCGGTCTGGCCATCTCCGAGCGCATGACAGCACAGATCCGTGGTCTGAACCAGGCTGCACGAAATGCCAATGACGGCATTTCGCTGGCACAGACTGCTGAAGGTGCACTGCAATCTGCCGGTGATATCCTGCAGCGTATTCGTGAATTGTCAGTACAGTCTGCCAATGCCTCGAACTCTGCCAGTGACCGCCAGGCGCTGAACAACGAAGTGTCCAACCTGGTACAGGAACTGGATCGTGTTGCCCAGCAGACCGAATTCAACGGTCGCAAATTGCTGGATGGCTCTTTCACTTCTGCCGTATTCCAGGTAGGTGCCAATGCACACCAGACGATCAACGTAACCTCTGCCAACTTCCGTACCACCGCTTACGGTAACTACCGTATCGGCGCGTCTGCGGCTACCACCACTGGCGGTAATGGCGAGTTGACTGTAGGCAGTACCGTGGGTTCAACCATTTCCAGCGCATGGGGCACTCTTGGTGCATCACGTGTTGGCGCCGGCACCCTGACTGTTAATGGCGCTGCAGGCAGTGTAGACGTGGGTTATGGTGGCAGCACCAGTGCCAAGGACGTAGCTGCCCTGGTTAACGCGCAGACCGAGAACACCGGTGTTACCGCTTCAGCCCGTACCGAAGTAAACATGACAGGTTTTGCTGCTGATACAACCTACACCATGCTGGTTGCATCTGACAACTCAACCAGTCAGGCACAAACCATTTCGTTTACCACCGGCTCCAGCATCAATGCTGACGGCCTGGCTGCCGCTATCAACGCCTTCAATGACGTTTCATCAAAGACAGGCGTGACCGCCAAGCTGGCTGACAACGGAACAGATATCGTTCTGCAGAACTCAGCAGGCAACGATGTCCGCATCGTCAATGACTCGGTAACCGGCAACGATGTTGACATTACTGATGTTAATGGCGGCAATACCGTTACCGCTACCGCCGCCAACGGTGTAGGCGTGTTCGGTACCAATGATGCCTGGATTACCGGCGAACTGACTTTCGATTCCGAAAAGTCTTTCAACGTCGTTGATACCAACGCCGGCGCTGTCGGTACCGGTACCGGCTTCCTGTTGACCGTTGCCGGTGATGCGGCGCAGTTGCAGAAGGTCAGTGATATGGACGTTACCACTTTTGATTCCGCTACCCGTACCCTGGCCATGGTGGATTCCGCCCTGGCAGCAGTAAACGGACAGCGTGCAAAATACGGTGCGGTGCAGTCACGTTTCGAAACTACAATCGGCAACCTGCAGACGACATCTGAAAACCTGTCTGCTGCACGGTCTCGTATCCGTGACGCCGACTTCGCAACGGAAACTGCCGAGCTGACTCGTGCACAGATCCTGCAACAGGCTGGTGTATCTGTTCTCGCCCAGGCAAATGTCCTGCCGCAGAACGCACTGTCATTGCTGCAGTAAGTTAATTCTCGACATTGGATGTCGAATTGATGCGCCCGGGACGGTTGTGTTCCGGGCGCATTTCCCTGTTTGATATTGAGGTAGATGCTATGTCAATTGAAGCACTGAGTGCATCGGCAGTAATTCCGCTAAACGGAAACTACTCCGCCCATGGCGCTGATGTGCCACGTGGGCGGCAACATTTGCCGGAACAAGGCAAGAGCTTGCCGGAAGAGGCTTCGCTGGAAGAAGTCAGTCGGCAACAAGTCGAGGAAGCCGTTGACCAGATCAAGGAGCAAGTCCAGCTGGTTCGACGCGGTCTCCAGTTCAGCGTTGATGACGATTCAGGAAAAACCATTGTACGCGTTATAGACAGCGATTCAGGTGACCTGATTCGACAGATTCCGTCGGAAGAATTTGTTGCCATCTCCCAGGCGATTGCCCATAACCTGGAACGGCTCCAGGGTGTTCTGCTGAAAGACGAGGCCTGATTGGCCCCGTTTTTGCTTTGTTGCGTAACAGCAGCAATTTCGCGTGCACACAAGTAATCGGGTGAAAGAAAATGGCACAAATCAGTTCTGCCGGACTGGGTTCCGGCCTGGATATCAACAGCCTCGTTTCGCAGTTGGTCGCAGCGGAAGCTGAGCCAGCCAGCCTGCGTCTGGGCAGGCGCGAGGCAGGTCTGCAGGCCAG
This genomic stretch from Gammaproteobacteria bacterium harbors:
- the pdxH gene encoding pyridoxamine 5'-phosphate oxidase, which encodes MIKSNPIDQFSDWFEMAGKASIDKPNAMMLTTVDERRQPHSRIVLLSSFDDRGFVFHTNYESAKGAHIAGNARVALSFWWDELGYQVHIRGKAEQTPPEASDAYFARRPRGSQLGAWASEQSREIPDRASLEQRLQHFTDQFRDQDVPRPPHWGGYRVIPEEIEFWINGADRLHDRFLFNRDTEGNWQSRRLAP
- the rimK gene encoding 30S ribosomal protein S6--L-glutamate ligase translates to MKIAILSRNRRLYSTRRLVEAAEARGHKAKVIDPLKCYIDVTSDRPSLSYHGEKLTDFDAVIPRIGASITRYGLAVLRQFEMMGVYPINESVSIGRARDKLRSLQLLARKGVGLPITGFAHSVDDTNALIDLVGGAPLVVKITEGTQGRGVVLAETQKAAESLIDAFHELDANFLVQEFIKEARGSDIRCFVVGDKVVAAMERTAKEGEFRSNLHRGGTAILTKLSKEERAAAIRATRIIGLNMAGVDILRSSRGPLIMEVNSSPGLEGIEKSTGKDVANMIVAFIEKNARPHRTKTRGKG
- a CDS encoding cation transporter; the encoded protein is MAGCGCGHEEMVAGSDQGSAGQRRDLIILLLINAVMFVVELAAGWIAQSAGLVADSLDMFADAAVYGIALYAVARSANLKITAARLSGLFQMILALTVLLEVGRRVLVGSEPESPLMIAIGLLALAANVACLLLIARHRKGEVHMRASWIFSANDVMANVAVIASGFLVAWLDSRWPDLVVGLAIAVLVFYGGRRILVEAETERSRCSVAGSGT
- a CDS encoding ATP-dependent zinc protease, with amino-acid sequence MPIESRNFPVLGWREWIALPDLGIDLIECKVDTGARTSALHAFYVEPFEKDGVKHVRFGLHPERNNTRTELHCEAAVIDRRMVSDSGGHKEERYVIRTHIVIGDLTWPIETTLTNRDSMRFRMLLGRTAIVDNFVVDPGADHLAGKPDASPTLLSILSRRHDEEE
- a CDS encoding PilZ domain-containing protein, coding for MTSPDFRECRKYERSEISIEVLVTMPGRTPMKLKTGNISEGGVFLLSGGRNMPRPGTELSVTLPEFLNQAQPVAMKAVVRHYSDCGIGIEFLGRLA
- a CDS encoding flagellin, which translates into the protein MPQIINTNIASLNAQRNLNRSQGDLGVALQRLSSGLRINSAKDDAAGLAISERMTAQIRGLNQAARNANDGISLAQTAEGALQSAGDILQRIRELSVQSANASNSASDRQALNNEVSNLVQELDRVAQQTEFNGRKLLDGSFTSAVFQVGANAHQTINVTSANFRTTAYGNYRIGASAATTTGGNGELTVGSTVGSTISSAWGTLGASRVGAGTLTVNGAAGSVDVGYGGSTSAKDVAALVNAQTENTGVTASARTEVNMTGFAADTTYTMLVASDNSTSQAQTISFTTGSSINADGLAAAINAFNDVSSKTGVTAKLADNGTDIVLQNSAGNDVRIVNDSVTGNDVDITDVNGGNTVTATAANGVGVFGTNDAWITGELTFDSEKSFNVVDTNAGAVGTGTGFLLTVAGDAAQLQKVSDMDVTTFDSATRTLAMVDSALAAVNGQRAKYGAVQSRFETTIGNLQTTSENLSAARSRIRDADFATETAELTRAQILQQAGVSVLAQANVLPQNALSLLQ
- a CDS encoding flagellar protein FlaG translates to MSIEALSASAVIPLNGNYSAHGADVPRGRQHLPEQGKSLPEEASLEEVSRQQVEEAVDQIKEQVQLVRRGLQFSVDDDSGKTIVRVIDSDSGDLIRQIPSEEFVAISQAIAHNLERLQGVLLKDEA